CGCCAGGAAGTGGGCGTTGCCTGTACGATTTTGATATGGTGTGACGTGATCAATGCGGCTAATTGTTTTGGATCTTTCGCGGCCAGTGATGGCGCCAAGACAATGCGGCTACCGATGAATAAAGGTAAATAGAGTTCCAGGCCGGCGATATCAAAGCCAATGGTGGTGGCGGCGAGCATCGTGTCATCGGCAGTCATGTGTAATATTTCCTGCATGGAGAGCAGCAGGTTCACCACACCAATATGTTCTACCATCACCCCCTTGGGTAAACCCGTTGAACCGGACGTGTAGAGCACATAGGCCAAATGACGTGATGTCAACCCCAAATGAGCCGCGTCTAAGTTATCGTCGGCTTGGCGAGCGATGTTGGCCTGAACGGTTGGATTATCCAAAATCCAGACAGGCATTTCGGTCACAGGGAGTTTTTCTTGTAAGCCATGATGGGTTAGCAGGAGCACAGGTTCACTGTCCGACAAAACATAGGCTAACCTATCGGTAGGATATTCAGGATCGAGTGGTACATAAGCAGCGCCGGATTTTAAAATGCCCAACAGGGCAATAACCATATCCAGGCTGCGCTCCATGCAGATGGCGACACGATCATCCGGATGAATGCCCGCTGCGACGAGGGCATGAGCCAGTTGGTTAGCCCGCTGATTCAACGTCATATAACTGAGTTGAGTATTTCCATACAGCAGCGCCGTTGCCGTCGGGTTGCGTGCCACTTGTTGTTCAACAAATTGATGGATTAAGGCGTGTTGCGGAAAAGGTTTATCCGTGGCGTTAAAATCATGAATAACGTGTTGACGTGCTTGTTCATCCATCAAAGGCAAACGATTAACCGTTTGCTGTTCGTCATCCACCATCGCTTCCAGCAGAGCCAAAAGATTCTGCATAAGCTGGGAGATAAATTCCGCATCAAATACCGCCGTATCGTAATGAAAGGTATAACCGATATGATCGTCGGCTTCTAACACATTGACCATTAATGGAACGGGAACATCGGCATAGAGAGGATAGGGAAAAGGCCGCAATTGTGCATTTCCCCACGGTATCGTGACATTGTCATCTTCCGCCATCCACAGGGTGGTGAGATCGCCAATATATCGGGCTTTTTGGTATATCATGACCGTCTGGAAAACGGGGTGAACGTCTGTATGGCGTTGCAATTTCAGTTGTTCCAGCACTCTGGCGAACGGGTACTTCTGGTTTTCAATCCCTTGCCGGATGATTTTCGCTGCTTGTGTAATATGTTCCTGTACCGTCATCTCCCCGTTTATCTGGCAGCGTAAGGCAACGGGATTGATAAATTCGCCCACCAATTTTCCCCAACGGGCACGGCCCCTGCCCGGCAGGATAGAGCCGATAATGATGTCATCCGTGTCGGTATAGCGGTTTAAAAGGATTTGGTAGGCGGCCAGAAAGAGAGTAAACAGGCTGTTATCATAATTTAGCGCCAGTGCTTGCAGTTTGTGTTTCAGCGGCGGATTAATTATTTTCTTTAAAGATATTTTTCCTGTGGCGGACAGGGGGCTATTTTTAGGTGGCCATTGCTTCGGTGACCATTGAATGACAGGCAAATCGCCGGCCAGTGTGTTTTGCCAGAATTGTTGCTGTTTTTTGGCACCGG
This genomic interval from Xenorhabdus doucetiae contains the following:
- a CDS encoding non-ribosomal peptide synthetase → MNYPEELKSFPLSEAQRSRWFQYQIAPDKRGQNNSAFCARIKGLTAQCLEAALNKLVQRHPMLRASFGLFHDELGYCIAERSEITLTRHDAQHVNEETLKQRVQDDCWHLFDLAHPLRVYASWYQCNPQESIMVLTFDHLAVDGWSYWILLDELDALLSAKPLENAPENGFHDYVAWQQQWLNSAGAKKQQQFWQNTLAGDLPVIQWSPKQWPPKNSPLSATGKISLKKIINPPLKHKLQALALNYDNSLFTLFLAAYQILLNRYTDTDDIIIGSILPGRGRARWGKLVGEFINPVALRCQINGEMTVQEHITQAAKIIRQGIENQKYPFARVLEQLKLQRHTDVHPVFQTVMIYQKARYIGDLTTLWMAEDDNVTIPWGNAQLRPFPYPLYADVPVPLMVNVLEADDHIGYTFHYDTAVFDAEFISQLMQNLLALLEAMVDDEQQTVNRLPLMDEQARQHVIHDFNATDKPFPQHALIHQFVEQQVARNPTATALLYGNTQLSYMTLNQRANQLAHALVAAGIHPDDRVAICMERSLDMVIALLGILKSGAAYVPLDPEYPTDRLAYVLSDSEPVLLLTHHGLQEKLPVTEMPVWILDNPTVQANIARQADDNLDAAHLGLTSRHLAYVLYTSGSTGLPKGVMVEHIGVVNLLLSMQEILHMTADDTMLAATTIGFDIAGLELYLPLFIGSRIVLAPSLAAKDPKQLAALITSHHIKIVQATPTSWRMLLDSGWTGANIKALSGGEALPCELAQRLKEKVSGLWNLYGPTETTIWSTASTNLLPEQGNHNSQSQITIGRPIANTQIYLLDKHNQPVPIGVSGEIHIGGSGLARGYLNLPELTAERFIADPFSTDPNARLYKTGDLGRWLADGSIAYLGRNDFQVKIRGLRIELGEIETRLIQCTGVREAVVVARESGVGDKRLVAYVIPAPDSTPDISQLRQQLSRHLADYMIPSAFVMMTSFPLSPNGKLDRKALPAPDHSAISRREFAAPEGETEAQLAAIWQALLGLDRVSRYDDFFELGGHSLLVLQLQSQIKQAFDVELSLHQLFSHSTLCQLEECIIDSLLLQFDSESLQDIYKSMN